A single region of the Salvia splendens isolate huo1 chromosome 18, SspV2, whole genome shotgun sequence genome encodes:
- the LOC121776393 gene encoding uncharacterized protein LOC121776393: MGASESSLTSSRISEDGITTVSERAEGVDPILERLKSLKITTPILASAPAESTLTDILVRKPFSSSTSGTLDPNVLLELFTIYRDWQEEKAQKITKRQEEIENKIEVADALAVKLLQRFNYSVSAMKTTSNHLSEVHSLQVELGDLKGRLTEVISNCDALCKRIASEGPESLQSSVRPLAAVATDQKTIAVLAASLQENQSPQQEKQ, from the exons ATGGGCGCTTCAGAATCATCTCTCACGAGCTCCAGA ATTTCCGAGGATGGAATTACCACGGTTTCAGAGCGCGCGGAGGGCGTAGACCCCATTTTAGAGAGGCTTAAATCCCTCAAAATC ACGACTCCGATACTGGCATCAGCCCCAGCGGAAAGTACCTTAACGGATATCCTTGTGCGGAAaccattttcttcttctacTTCTG GTACTTTGGATCCTAATGTGCTTCTGGAGCTTTTCACAATCTATCGTGATTGGCAGGAGGAGAAGGCACAAAAGATAACTAAAAGACAG GAAgagattgaaaataaaatagaagttgCAGATGCTTTGGCTGTGAAGCTTCTCCAACGTTTCAATTACTCAGTCTCAGCAATGAAAACCACATCTAATCATCTATCAGAAG TCCATTCATTGCAAGTTGAACTTGGAGACTTAAAAGGAAGATTAACCGAAGTCATTAGCAATTGCGATGCATTATGCAAGAGAATAGCTAGTGAGGGTCCAGAATCACTGCAATCTTCGGTAAGGCCATTAGCAGCAGTCGCCACCGATCAAAAGACCATCGCTGTGTTAGCAGCATCTTTGCAGGAGAATCAGTCTCCACAGCAGGAGAAACAATAG
- the LOC121776527 gene encoding zinc finger CCCH domain-containing protein 30-like isoform X1 yields the protein MMVVQDWEMKKSARVSPSQVADLRQAKSQILADQQARVQTKPKPAYLNVVPSKKHLAWYVPLKKKQLERKSPRIPQIKWKCPPKFAVHTGWRVASGEESQEAEPQKCRESAVSEVVYTDLTALPPCPVNSLLVEGNCHDNNETPTIPIIPIEEVAEMPYDTSATVNTSTNQQPAASCPLVSGDLPSSQSDPSECQEQSVHGKSLPQIPHGPESGGLEIAAAGAATVAAVMPSKDHIDTELLIKFLSNPEMTKKLMDGNGWTSKPEDEAPPAPKAIISSSLPSSTPASVVDKHPSRRTEPVSKVTLSSSTKEPVNQSPILPCSSVVHTHPNWCNEPVSKVILSSSTKEPVNQSPILPCSKAETKINKAASKPNGMGAVHGPTHTSQAATRRNQSPRFIPDCPTKKVTACSNAREHMVRPLVPSPLRPDEKSIDRLVKKYGGPDITGVKPADSTTVKLEAMKKMIHDYGAPDVARVKPMVSLVAPNAMPPNIGEVHRRPFMGPRSPPLLTLPPVMSTNLHALPMNATGNFRPPFPPAMTMPPRGVNLQYHKPDLQYHKSLIKQHGEIQETGKDNVPNICQSGNYLQRLERAHRTTKIETNPKYRKPCLYITSSTGCRNGFNCAFQHDVPGQWRATGAVEAPINPVAMAPVPKRMKPNEQFGNHHYF from the exons ATGATGGTGGTGCAAGATTGGGAAATGAAGAAATCCGCTAGGGTTTCGCCGTCGCAGGTGGCCGACCTCCGTCAA GCAAAGAGTCAGATACTAGCGGATCAACAAGCAAGAGTTCAAACTAAACCAAAGCCAGCATATTTAAATGTCGTTCCCTCTAAAAAACACCTTGCTTGGTATGTTCCATTAAAAAAAAAGCAATTAGAAAGGAAGTCCCCTCGCATTCCTCAGATAAAATGGAAATGCCCTCCCAAA TTTGCTGTACATACTGGTTGGCGTGTTGCTTCCGGTGAAGAAAGCCAGGAGGCAGAACCGCAAAAGTGTAGGGAATCAGCTGTGTCGGAAGTAGTTTATACCGATCTCACTGCACTACCTCCCTG CCCTGTTAATTCGCTGCTAGTGGAAGGCAATTGCCATGATAACAATGAGACACCGACCATCCCAATTATTCCTATTGAAGAAGTTGCAGAAATGCCATATGATACATCAGCGACGGTGAACACTAGTACCAATCAACAACCAGCGGCCTCATGCCCATTAGTATCTGGTGATCTTCCCTCTTCTCAGTCTGATCCTTCTGAATGTCAAGAACAATCTGTTCATGGTAAATCTCTTCCCCAAATACCGCATGGTCCAGAGAGTGGTGGTCTGGAAATTGCTGCTGCTGGGGCTGCCACTGTTGCTGCAGTAATGCCAAGTAAAGATCATATCGACACTGAACTGCTGATCAAGTTTCTTAGCAACCCAGAAATGACTAAGAAACTGATGGATGGAAACGGGTGGACATCAAAGCCTGAAGATGAAGCTCCTCCTGCACCCAAAGCAATCATATCCTCGTCTTTGCCAAGCTCAACACCTGCATCAGTGGTTGATAAACATCCTAGTCGGCGTACTGAACCAGTGAGCAAAGTAACCCTATCCAGCTCCACTAAAGAGCCAGTGAATCAATCTCCTATCCTGCCTTGCTCATCAGTGGTTCATACACATCCTAATTGGTGTAATGAACCAGTGAGCAAAGTAATTCTGTCCAGCTCCACTAAAGAGCCAGTGAATCAATCTCCTATCCTGCCTTGCTCTAAGGCCGaaacaaaaatcaacaaagcTGCAAGTAAACCAAATGGAATGGGTGCAGTACATGGACCAACACACACATCACAAGCAGCAACAAGACGGAATCAATCCCCAAGGTTTATCCCTGATTGCCCGACTAAAAAGGTGACTGCTTGTTCAAATGCTCGGGAACATATGGTGAGACCTCTAGTGCCGTCCCCTTTGAGACCTGATGAGAAATCCATCGACAGACTAGTGAAAAAATATGGAGGTCCTGATATTACTGGTGTGAAGCCTGCGGACTCCACAACGGTAAAGTTGGAGGCGATGAAGAAAATGATTCATGATTACGGAGCACCTGATGTGGCTCGGGTAAAGCCAATGGTTTCTCTGGTTGCTCCCAATGCAATGCCACCAAATATAGGAGAGGTACATAGAAGACCCTTCATGGGACCAAGAAGTCCTCCATTGCTGACCTTGCCGCCCGTGATGAGCACGAATCTGCACGCCTTGCCAATGAATGCTACAGGTAACTTTCGTCCCCCCTTCCCACCAGCCATGACTATGCCTCCCCGTGGAGTCAACTTGCAGTATCACAAGCCCGACTTACAGTATCACAAGTCGTTAATCAAACAACATGGAGAAATCCAAGAAACTGGCAAGGACAATGTCCCAAATATTTGCCAATCTGGTAACTACTTGCAACGACTAGAACGGGCACATAGGACAACCAAAATAGAAACGAATCCAAAATACCGGAAACCTTGCCTATATATCACTAGCTCAACAGGGTGTCGTAACGGCTTCAATTGCGCGTTCCAGCATGATGTGCCTGGACAGTGGAGGGCTACTGGGGCTGTGGAGGCTCCGATAAACCCGGTAGCCATGGCCCCAGTACCCAAGAGGATGAAGCCCAATGAGCAATTTGGAAATCACCATTATTTCTGA
- the LOC121776527 gene encoding uncharacterized protein LOC121776527 isoform X2, translating to MMVVQDWEMKKSARVSPSQAKSQILADQQARVQTKPKPAYLNVVPSKKHLAWYVPLKKKQLERKSPRIPQIKWKCPPKFAVHTGWRVASGEESQEAEPQKCRESAVSEVVYTDLTALPPCPVNSLLVEGNCHDNNETPTIPIIPIEEVAEMPYDTSATVNTSTNQQPAASCPLVSGDLPSSQSDPSECQEQSVHGKSLPQIPHGPESGGLEIAAAGAATVAAVMPSKDHIDTELLIKFLSNPEMTKKLMDGNGWTSKPEDEAPPAPKAIISSSLPSSTPASVVDKHPSRRTEPVSKVTLSSSTKEPVNQSPILPCSSVVHTHPNWCNEPVSKVILSSSTKEPVNQSPILPCSKAETKINKAASKPNGMGAVHGPTHTSQAATRRNQSPRFIPDCPTKKVTACSNAREHMVRPLVPSPLRPDEKSIDRLVKKYGGPDITGVKPADSTTVKLEAMKKMIHDYGAPDVARVKPMVSLVAPNAMPPNIGEVHRRPFMGPRSPPLLTLPPVMSTNLHALPMNATGNFRPPFPPAMTMPPRGVNLQYHKPDLQYHKSLIKQHGEIQETGKDNVPNICQSGNYLQRLERAHRTTKIETNPKYRKPCLYITSSTGCRNGFNCAFQHDVPGQWRATGAVEAPINPVAMAPVPKRMKPNEQFGNHHYF from the exons ATGATGGTGGTGCAAGATTGGGAAATGAAGAAATCCGCTAGGGTTTCGCCGTCGCAG GCAAAGAGTCAGATACTAGCGGATCAACAAGCAAGAGTTCAAACTAAACCAAAGCCAGCATATTTAAATGTCGTTCCCTCTAAAAAACACCTTGCTTGGTATGTTCCATTAAAAAAAAAGCAATTAGAAAGGAAGTCCCCTCGCATTCCTCAGATAAAATGGAAATGCCCTCCCAAA TTTGCTGTACATACTGGTTGGCGTGTTGCTTCCGGTGAAGAAAGCCAGGAGGCAGAACCGCAAAAGTGTAGGGAATCAGCTGTGTCGGAAGTAGTTTATACCGATCTCACTGCACTACCTCCCTG CCCTGTTAATTCGCTGCTAGTGGAAGGCAATTGCCATGATAACAATGAGACACCGACCATCCCAATTATTCCTATTGAAGAAGTTGCAGAAATGCCATATGATACATCAGCGACGGTGAACACTAGTACCAATCAACAACCAGCGGCCTCATGCCCATTAGTATCTGGTGATCTTCCCTCTTCTCAGTCTGATCCTTCTGAATGTCAAGAACAATCTGTTCATGGTAAATCTCTTCCCCAAATACCGCATGGTCCAGAGAGTGGTGGTCTGGAAATTGCTGCTGCTGGGGCTGCCACTGTTGCTGCAGTAATGCCAAGTAAAGATCATATCGACACTGAACTGCTGATCAAGTTTCTTAGCAACCCAGAAATGACTAAGAAACTGATGGATGGAAACGGGTGGACATCAAAGCCTGAAGATGAAGCTCCTCCTGCACCCAAAGCAATCATATCCTCGTCTTTGCCAAGCTCAACACCTGCATCAGTGGTTGATAAACATCCTAGTCGGCGTACTGAACCAGTGAGCAAAGTAACCCTATCCAGCTCCACTAAAGAGCCAGTGAATCAATCTCCTATCCTGCCTTGCTCATCAGTGGTTCATACACATCCTAATTGGTGTAATGAACCAGTGAGCAAAGTAATTCTGTCCAGCTCCACTAAAGAGCCAGTGAATCAATCTCCTATCCTGCCTTGCTCTAAGGCCGaaacaaaaatcaacaaagcTGCAAGTAAACCAAATGGAATGGGTGCAGTACATGGACCAACACACACATCACAAGCAGCAACAAGACGGAATCAATCCCCAAGGTTTATCCCTGATTGCCCGACTAAAAAGGTGACTGCTTGTTCAAATGCTCGGGAACATATGGTGAGACCTCTAGTGCCGTCCCCTTTGAGACCTGATGAGAAATCCATCGACAGACTAGTGAAAAAATATGGAGGTCCTGATATTACTGGTGTGAAGCCTGCGGACTCCACAACGGTAAAGTTGGAGGCGATGAAGAAAATGATTCATGATTACGGAGCACCTGATGTGGCTCGGGTAAAGCCAATGGTTTCTCTGGTTGCTCCCAATGCAATGCCACCAAATATAGGAGAGGTACATAGAAGACCCTTCATGGGACCAAGAAGTCCTCCATTGCTGACCTTGCCGCCCGTGATGAGCACGAATCTGCACGCCTTGCCAATGAATGCTACAGGTAACTTTCGTCCCCCCTTCCCACCAGCCATGACTATGCCTCCCCGTGGAGTCAACTTGCAGTATCACAAGCCCGACTTACAGTATCACAAGTCGTTAATCAAACAACATGGAGAAATCCAAGAAACTGGCAAGGACAATGTCCCAAATATTTGCCAATCTGGTAACTACTTGCAACGACTAGAACGGGCACATAGGACAACCAAAATAGAAACGAATCCAAAATACCGGAAACCTTGCCTATATATCACTAGCTCAACAGGGTGTCGTAACGGCTTCAATTGCGCGTTCCAGCATGATGTGCCTGGACAGTGGAGGGCTACTGGGGCTGTGGAGGCTCCGATAAACCCGGTAGCCATGGCCCCAGTACCCAAGAGGATGAAGCCCAATGAGCAATTTGGAAATCACCATTATTTCTGA
- the LOC121777159 gene encoding pre-mRNA-processing factor 39-like isoform X1, whose translation MMEQTSSVAQSDGSANAPDAAGSILSPSENAASLAPNTGEIDPSASGVNADPGRTHVAPENVSEQEIHTAVAYDAGENLTGLANLSANSTQVSVYDASLNGNDVSTIRDGSAGIISENGVASADAMETAAMHQPSDGSALSAEEERLWSIVTTNSLDFDAWTALIDETERTSEGNISKIRKVYDTFLVEFPLCYGYWKKYADHEARISPVDKVAEVYERAVQGVTYSVDMWLHYSVFAIGTYGDPDTIRRLFERALAYVGTDYLCFPLWDKYIEYEISQQDWSHVATIYTRVLEIPNQQLDRYFEGFKELVASRPLSELRTAEEAAAAADATSQDNVEEIPPNVAEQSSKFANDSLKDAEELEKYIAIREEIYKKAKEFDSKIIGFETAIRRPYFHVRPLNVAELENWHNYLDFTEGGDDFNKVVKLYERCLIACARYPEFWIRYVLCMEASGSMELVENALARATQVFVKRQPEIHLFAAQFKEQHGDISGARAAYQHVHTGIAPGLLEAIIKHANMENRLGKLEDACSLYEQAIAIEKGKEHSQALSLLFAQYSRFIFLVSRNVEKARDILVRGVESAPLSKPLLEAMIHLESIQTLPKQIEYLDSLVEKFIVPSPENPSIASVDDREELSSIFLEFLDLFGDAMSVKKADYRHSKLFLNRRSTAESKKRHSEEYLASDRTKLAKSLVSTSAPSVMGAYPSTQNQWPAGYGVQPQAWPQAAQTQAQQWNYAQQAAYGSYGASYAHPQAPVSVPQSTAYGTYPQTYQAQPAFPHAQPAVAAAPAPAPVQQTAAPSAAYYSGYY comes from the exons ATGATGGAACAAACATCTTCTGTAGCTCAGAGTGATGGTAGTGCTAATGCTCCTGATGCTGCTGGTTCCATTCTTTCACCTTCTGAAAATGCAGCTAGTCTTGCTCCTAATACAGGAGAAATAGATCCTTCGGCAAGTGGAGTGAATGCAGACCCTGGGCGTACTCATGTGGCACCAGAAAATGTTTCCGAGCAAGAAATCCATACTGCAGTGGCATATGATGCTGGTGAAAATTTAACTGGTCTTGCAAACTTGTCAGCAAATTCAACTCAAGTTTCTGTTTATGATGCTTCACTTAATGGCAATGATGTTAGTACGATCAGGGATGGATCAGCTGGTATTATTTCTGAAAATGGGGTTGCTTCAGCTGATGCTATGGAAACTGCTGCTATGCACCAGCCTTCGGATGGCTCTG CCCTCAGTGCAGAAGAAGAAAGGTTATGGAGCATAGTAACAACTAATTCTCTGGACTTTGATGCTTGGACTGCCTTAATTGATGAAACAGAGAGAACATCGGAG GGAAATATTTCAAAGATTCGAAAAGTTTATGATACATTTTTGGTGGAATTTCCTCTATGCTATGGCTACTGGAAGAAGTATGCTGATCACGAGGCACGTATCAGCCCAGTGGACAAAGTTGCAGAAGTTTATGAACGAGCTGTTCAAGGAGTTACCTACTCTGTGGACATGTGGTTGCATTATAGTGTCTTCGCTATTGGCACTTATGGAGATCCTGACACTATCAGAAG GCTATTTGAAAGAGCCTTAGCTTATGTTGGAACAGATTATCTGTGCTTTCCACTCTGGGATAAATACATAGAGTATGAAATTTCACAACAAGATTGGTCCCATGTTGCCACAATTTATACAAGGGTGTTAGAGATTCCAAATCAGCAGCTGGATCGTTATTTTGAAGG GTTCAAAGAGTTGGTTGCTAGTCGTCCTCTGTCTGAGTTGCGAACAGCTGAGGAAGCAGCAGCTGCTGCTGATGCAACTTCTCAAGATAATGTTGAAGAGATTCCTCCCAATGTTGCAGAACAATCATCGAAGTTTGCAAATGATAGCTTAAAAGATGCTGAGGAATTGGAGAAGTACATTGCTATTAGGGAAGAGATTTATAAGAAAGCTAAAGAGTTTGATTCTAAGATCATTGGTTTTGAAACAGCGATCAGGAGGCCCTATTTCCATGTGAGGCCTCTCAATGTTGCGGAGCTTGAAAATTGGCATAATTATCTTGATTTTACAGAAGGTGGAGATGACTTCAATAAG GTTGTTAAGCTCTACGAAAGGTGTTTAATAGCATGTGCTAGATACCCAGAATTCTGGATACGTTATGTCCTGTGCATGGAAGCTAGTGGTAGTATGGAGCTTGTAGAAAATGCTCTTGCTCGTGCTACTCAAGTATTTGTCAAG AGGCAGCCAGAGATCCATCTTTTTGCTGCTCAATTTAAAGAACAGCATGGTGACATTTCGGGAGCACGAGCTGCTTATCAACATGTTCACACTGGGATAGCACCTGGTCTTCTAGAGGCGATAATAAAGCATGCAAACATGGAAAACCGACTT GGGAAGTTGGAAGATGCTTGTTCTTTGTATGAGCAGGCAATTGCTATTGAGAAGGGAAAGGAACATTCACAAGCTTTATCTTTGTTGTTCGCTCAGTACTCACGTTTCATATTCTTG GTTTCTCGCAACGTTGAAAAGGCAAGAGACATTCTTGTTCGAGGTGTGGAGAGTGCGCCGCTGTCAAAACCACTGCTGGAG GCAATGATACACTTAGAGTCAATTCAGACTCTTCCAAAGCAAATAGAATATCTAGATTCGTTGGTTGAGAAATTTATAGTTCCTAGTCCTGAGAACCCTAGTATTGCAAGTGTTGATGACCGGGAGGAGCTGTCGAGCATTTTCTTGGAG TTCCTGGATCTCTTTGGAGATGCTATGTCTGTTAAGAAGGCAGATTATCGACATTCAAAATTGTTCTTGAACCGTAGAAGCACGGCAGAGTCAAAGAAACGTCATTCTGAGGAGTATTTAGCTTCAGACAGAACCAAACTTGCAAAATCACTTGTGTCGACTTCTGCACCCTCTGTGATGGGTGCGTATCCTAGTACACAAAATCAGTGGCCTGCAGGTTATGGTGTGCAACCTCAAGCTTGGCCTCAAGCCGCACAAACTCAGGCACAGCAGTGGAATTATGCACAACAG